One Larus michahellis chromosome 11, bLarMic1.1, whole genome shotgun sequence genomic region harbors:
- the LOC141749856 gene encoding ovomucoid-like isoform X1, with the protein MTTAGVFVLFSFVLCCFPDAAFGVEVDCSTYPNTTNEEGKEVLACTKSLSPVCGSDGVTYSNECLLCAYNIEYGTNVSKDYDGGCKEFVPVDCNRYPNMTNEEGKVGLLCDKALSPICGTDGVTYDNECLLCAHNLEAGTSVGKKYDGECKKAIATVSVDCSDYPKPACSLDYMPLCGSDSKTYSNKCNFCNAVVDSNGTLTLSHFEKC; encoded by the exons ATGACCACGGCGGGTGTTTTTGTGCTCTTCTCCTTtgtgctctgctgcttcccag atgctGCCTTTGGGGTTGAG GTGGACTGCAGTACGTACCCCAACACTACAAACGAGGAAGGCAAAGAGGTGTTGGCCTGCACCAAGAGCCTCAGCCCCGTCTGCGGTAGCGATGGAGTCACCTACAGCAATGAGTGCCTGCTCTGTGCCTACAACAT agAATATGGAACCAATGTCAGCAAAGACTACGATGGAGGATGCAAGGAATTTGTCCCG GTGGACTGCAATAGATATCCCAACATGACAAACGAGGAAGGCAAAGTGGGGCTGCTCTGCgataaagccctcagccccatctGCGGTACCGACGGGGTCACCTACGACAACGAGTGCCTGCTCTGTGCCCATAACCT AGAGGCCGGAACCAGTGTTGGAAAGAAGTACGACGGTGAATGTAAGAAGGCAATCGCTACA GTTTCT GTTGACTGCAGTGACTACCCTAAACCTGCCTGCTCGCTTGACTACATGCCTCTCTGTGGCTCTGACAGCAAAACGTACAGCAATAAGTGCAACTTCTGCAATGCAGTCGT GGACAGCAACGGGACTCTCACTTTAAgccattttgaaaaatgctga
- the LOC141749856 gene encoding ovomucoid-like isoform X2, whose translation MTTAGVFVLFSFVLCCFPDAAFGVEVDCSTYPNTTNEEGKEVLACTKSLSPVCGSDGVTYSNECLLCAYNIEYGTNVSKDYDGGCKEFVPVDCNRYPNMTNEEGKVGLLCDKALSPICGTDGVTYDNECLLCAHNLEAGTSVGKKYDGECKKAIATVDCSDYPKPACSLDYMPLCGSDSKTYSNKCNFCNAVVDSNGTLTLSHFEKC comes from the exons ATGACCACGGCGGGTGTTTTTGTGCTCTTCTCCTTtgtgctctgctgcttcccag atgctGCCTTTGGGGTTGAG GTGGACTGCAGTACGTACCCCAACACTACAAACGAGGAAGGCAAAGAGGTGTTGGCCTGCACCAAGAGCCTCAGCCCCGTCTGCGGTAGCGATGGAGTCACCTACAGCAATGAGTGCCTGCTCTGTGCCTACAACAT agAATATGGAACCAATGTCAGCAAAGACTACGATGGAGGATGCAAGGAATTTGTCCCG GTGGACTGCAATAGATATCCCAACATGACAAACGAGGAAGGCAAAGTGGGGCTGCTCTGCgataaagccctcagccccatctGCGGTACCGACGGGGTCACCTACGACAACGAGTGCCTGCTCTGTGCCCATAACCT AGAGGCCGGAACCAGTGTTGGAAAGAAGTACGACGGTGAATGTAAGAAGGCAATCGCTACA GTTGACTGCAGTGACTACCCTAAACCTGCCTGCTCGCTTGACTACATGCCTCTCTGTGGCTCTGACAGCAAAACGTACAGCAATAAGTGCAACTTCTGCAATGCAGTCGT GGACAGCAACGGGACTCTCACTTTAAgccattttgaaaaatgctga